ACATGAGGCTGGTGGCGAAACCGGCGTCGCCGGTGTCGTTGGTGATGTAGACCTTCGGGTCGGCGGCGTGCAGCTTGCGGGCCGCGGTCACGAACTCGTCCCAGGTGGTGGGGACGGCGATGCCGTGCTTGTCGAAGACGTCCTTGTTGTAGTAGAGCGCCATCGGGCCGGAGTCCATCGGCAGGCCGAAGATGCCGCTGCCGGAGTGGACCGAGGCCCACGGGCCGGGCGTGAAGGTGCCGTCGAGGTCGCCGGCCTTGAAGGCGGTCAGGTCGGTGACCGACTTGGCCAGCGCGAACTGCGGCAGGGCGTAGTACTCGATCTGCGCGACGTCCGGGCCGCCCTTACCGGCGGTGATGGCGTTCTGCAGGGCGGTGTACTGGTCGTTGCCGGTGCCGGCGTTGACCAGGTTCACCTTGACGTTCGGGTACTGCTGCTGGAACTTCTCGACGACCTGCTTGATGGTGGGCTCCCAGGCCCACACGGTCAGGTTGCCGCCCTTGGTCAGTGCGGCCTGGACGTCGGCGTCGGAGAAGGTCTGGCTGGCGCTCGACCCGGAGTCGCCCGAGCCGCAGGCGGCGAGGGCGAGGGTGGCGGCGGTGGCGACGGCTGCTGCCGCCAGGAAGCCCCGCCGGGGAAACTTGATCATGACTGTCCTTCCGAACCAGCAGAAAAGAGGGGATACGACGACACGGGGTGGATGGAGCGCCTCAGTCCTTGACGCTGCCGGCGGAGAGTCCCGACTGCCAGTAGCGCTGGAGCAGCAGGAACGCGGCGAGTAGCGGCAGGATCGTCAGCAACGATCCGGTGATGACGAGGTTGAACACGGCCTGGCCGCCGGCGGTGGACGCCTGCGCGTTCCAGGCGTTGAGACCGAGGGTCAGCGGGTACCAGTCCGGGTCCTTCAACATGATCAGCGGCAGGAAGTAGTTGTTCCAGGTCGCGACCACGGTGAAGAGCAGCACGGTGACGATGCCGGGGGCGAGCAGCGGCAGGGAGATCCGGAAGAAGGTACGGAACTCGCTCGCCCCGTCGACCCGGGCGGCCTCGATCATCTCGGTCGGGATCGCCTCGGTCGCGAAGGTCCACATGAGGTACAGCCCGAACGGCGAGATGAGCGACGGGATAATCACCGCCCACGGGGTGTCGGTCAGGCCCAGGTTGCTGAACATGAGGAACGTCGGTACGGCCAGCGCCGTTCCCGGTACCGCGACGGCGCCGATCACCGTGGCGAAGACGCCGCGCTTGCCGGGGAAGTCGTACTTGGCGAGCCCGTAGCCGCCGAGTACGGCCAGGAAGGTCGCCCCACCGGCACCGATGACGACGTAGAGCAGCGTGTTGCCGAGCCAGCGCAGGAAGATCCCGTTGTCGTACGTCACCGTGTCGTGGATGTTGCTCCACAGGGCGAAGTCACCGTCGAACCAGAGGCCGAACGAGGTGAAGAGCCCGTCCTGGGTCTTCGTCGCGTTGATCACCAGCCAGACCAGCGGGATCAGGCTGTAGATCAGGACGATCGCGGTCAGCGCGGTGAGCAGGATGCTCTTGCGCGGCCGGGCCACGGTCGAGCGGGCGCGTGTCGGTTTCGATCGCAGGCGCGGTGCCGCCGGGGTGTGCGGGTTCTCGACCGGGGTCGGTTCCGTACGCGTGGTCGTGTTCATCGGTCAGCGCTCCTTCCGCATGCCGCGCAACTGAACGACGTAGGCGACGACCATGGTGAGCAGGCCCATGACGATGGCGACCGTGGCCGAGTAGTTGTACTGCTGGCCCGCGAACGACAGCGAGTAGGCGTAGAGGTTCGGGGTGAAGTACGTGGTGATCGCGTTGGGCGCCAGGCTCTGCAGGATGCTCGGCTCGTTGAAGAGCTGGAAGCTACCGATGATCGAGAAGATGGTGGCGATGACCAGCGCGCCTCGGATGGCCGGCAGCTTGATCGCGGTGATGACCCGGAACTGGCTGGCACCGTCGAGATCAGCGGCCTCGTAGAGTGAGGCGGGGATCACCCGCAGTGCCGCGTAGAAGATCAGCATGTTGTAGCCGACAAACTCCCAGGTCACGATGTTGCCGATCGAGGCCAGCACCCAACTGGGCGTCAGCGGGTCGGGCAACGAGGTGCCGAGCGCGTCGTTGATGTTGCCGACGAGTCCGAACCGGGAGCCGTACATGAAGCCCCACATCAGGGTGGCGACCACCGCCGGCACCGCGTAGGGCAG
The Micromonospora pisi DNA segment above includes these coding regions:
- a CDS encoding carbohydrate ABC transporter permease; the encoded protein is MNTTTRTEPTPVENPHTPAAPRLRSKPTRARSTVARPRKSILLTALTAIVLIYSLIPLVWLVINATKTQDGLFTSFGLWFDGDFALWSNIHDTVTYDNGIFLRWLGNTLLYVVIGAGGATFLAVLGGYGLAKYDFPGKRGVFATVIGAVAVPGTALAVPTFLMFSNLGLTDTPWAVIIPSLISPFGLYLMWTFATEAIPTEMIEAARVDGASEFRTFFRISLPLLAPGIVTVLLFTVVATWNNYFLPLIMLKDPDWYPLTLGLNAWNAQASTAGGQAVFNLVITGSLLTILPLLAAFLLLQRYWQSGLSAGSVKD
- a CDS encoding carbohydrate ABC transporter permease is translated as MAVFALVFLAPIAYAIYLSLFQNRLIGGNAFVGLDNYQRALSDPQLWSAIGRVALFLVVQVPVMLGIALVVALAIDSGRLYGKSFFRISIFLPYAVPAVVATLMWGFMYGSRFGLVGNINDALGTSLPDPLTPSWVLASIGNIVTWEFVGYNMLIFYAALRVIPASLYEAADLDGASQFRVITAIKLPAIRGALVIATIFSIIGSFQLFNEPSILQSLAPNAITTYFTPNLYAYSLSFAGQQYNYSATVAIVMGLLTMVVAYVVQLRGMRKER